The following proteins are encoded in a genomic region of Thermococcus henrietii:
- a CDS encoding cation:proton antiporter: MDPFLELAVILITAKLSGYLSSKVGLPAAMGQILGGILIGVSFLDIVAYDEGVRLISDIGVVMLLFLAGLETDIDEFKRVGLPSFVIASLGVALPFVFGYVLALRWGYPNMEALFLGGVMTATSVSLTANVLLEMKRLRSKVGSTILAAAVVDDVLGIIILTILVAMSTKGSVSPFDVGVILAEVSAFFLLSYLLGRGVIKRVLRSSHRINLPETVTSVALVIMLLFAYLAERFEIAAITGAYLAGVLVAGSEDAKKITDKIVTLGYSLFIPVFLVGVGAETDVRVLLVAGSFTLIYSLLAVVGKVLGCGAGALLTGFRKLEALQIGVGMIPRMEVGLIMANIGLAEGVLTPESFSIAIAMVLVTTLVTPPLLKVVFSAGR, from the coding sequence ATGGACCCGTTCCTTGAACTGGCCGTGATACTGATAACTGCCAAGCTCTCCGGTTACTTGAGTTCAAAGGTCGGCCTTCCGGCGGCGATGGGTCAGATACTCGGCGGAATACTGATAGGTGTCAGCTTTCTCGACATCGTGGCCTACGACGAGGGCGTCCGGCTGATATCTGACATCGGCGTCGTGATGTTGCTGTTCCTGGCCGGCCTTGAAACGGACATCGATGAGTTCAAGCGCGTTGGGCTTCCCTCCTTCGTGATAGCGAGCCTCGGCGTTGCCCTGCCCTTTGTTTTCGGCTACGTTCTCGCCCTGAGGTGGGGCTACCCCAACATGGAGGCCCTGTTCCTCGGCGGTGTGATGACGGCCACGAGCGTTAGCTTAACCGCCAACGTGCTCCTTGAGATGAAGCGCCTCCGCTCAAAGGTCGGCTCGACGATTTTGGCGGCCGCCGTCGTCGACGACGTCCTCGGCATAATAATCCTGACGATTCTCGTTGCCATGAGCACGAAGGGAAGCGTTTCTCCCTTTGACGTTGGAGTAATCCTCGCGGAGGTCTCGGCGTTCTTCCTCCTCAGCTACCTCCTCGGCAGGGGCGTTATAAAGCGGGTCCTACGCTCATCCCACAGGATAAACCTCCCCGAGACGGTGACGAGCGTCGCGCTCGTCATAATGCTCCTCTTCGCCTACCTCGCGGAGCGCTTTGAGATAGCGGCCATAACCGGGGCTTACCTGGCCGGCGTTCTCGTCGCCGGGAGCGAGGACGCGAAGAAGATAACCGACAAGATTGTGACCCTCGGCTACTCCCTCTTCATACCCGTGTTCCTCGTTGGAGTCGGGGCCGAGACTGACGTCAGAGTTCTCCTCGTGGCGGGTTCCTTCACGCTCATCTACTCCCTCCTCGCGGTGGTTGGTAAGGTTCTCGGCTGTGGAGCCGGCGCGCTCCTGACCGGCTTCAGGAAGCTTGAGGCACTTCAGATAGGCGTTGGAATGATTCCGAGAATGGAGGTAGGCTTAATAATGGCCAACATAGGCCTCGCCGAGGGAGTTCTGACCCCCGAGAGCTTCTCAATAGCGATAGCGATGGTTCTCGTGACGACCCTTGTGACGCCGCCACTGCTTAAGGTGGTTTTCTCGGCAGGCCGCTGA
- a CDS encoding IS1/IS1595 family N-terminal zinc-binding domain-containing protein, with protein MRQSEGCGFGLACPVCGSREVVRIGYVGRGSFRVQRFQCRRCGRTFTELEGTPFKGVHDPKALVAVAYLRLRAGLSEFSIARLLGIPYPTVRRLSKRVMEYRDFMERLLRVLLKVREGKTP; from the coding sequence TTGAGGCAATCAGAAGGGTGCGGCTTCGGCCTCGCGTGTCCGGTCTGCGGTTCGAGGGAAGTGGTTAGGATAGGCTACGTTGGCAGGGGAAGCTTTAGAGTCCAGCGCTTCCAGTGCAGGCGCTGTGGCAGGACGTTCACTGAACTTGAGGGTACCCCCTTCAAGGGCGTCCACGACCCGAAAGCCCTCGTGGCAGTTGCTTACCTGCGCCTCAGGGCAGGTCTCAGCGAGTTCAGTATAGCCAGGCTCCTTGGGATTCCGTATCCAACCGTGAGGAGACTGTCAAAGCGAGTGATGGAGTACAGAGACTTTATGGAGAGACTGCTGAGGGTGTTACTCAAGGTTCGAGAGGGAAAAACTCCGTAA
- a CDS encoding CBS domain-containing protein produces the protein MERPLRVKAKKARVLHTKKRLLKLKRKEELSHNVRYIGKVPVEIVMDRDFIRVRQTDSLATLISLLRDDESSAVVVDESGKLVGFVTMKDILHLFAPPRHHSVVGLSLLKRYARNRATLVEDVMVTRPITVRASDTLGHAIGVMLESGKHHLPVVDNENRVVGLLEVKDIIRLIRLVSL, from the coding sequence ATGGAGCGCCCCCTGCGAGTTAAGGCCAAGAAGGCGAGGGTTCTCCACACGAAGAAGAGGCTCCTAAAGCTCAAGCGCAAGGAGGAGCTGAGCCACAACGTTCGCTACATCGGGAAGGTCCCCGTCGAGATAGTGATGGACCGCGATTTTATCCGGGTCAGGCAGACGGATTCCCTCGCGACCCTCATCTCTCTCCTCCGGGACGATGAAAGCTCCGCCGTCGTCGTGGACGAATCCGGAAAGCTCGTCGGCTTCGTGACGATGAAGGACATACTCCACCTCTTCGCCCCGCCGAGGCATCACTCCGTCGTCGGCCTCTCGCTCCTCAAGCGCTACGCGAGGAACCGCGCCACGCTCGTCGAGGACGTGATGGTGACGAGGCCGATAACGGTCAGGGCAAGCGACACGCTCGGCCACGCGATAGGCGTAATGCTCGAGAGCGGAAAGCACCATCTCCCGGTCGTTGACAATGAGAACCGCGTCGTCGGATTACTTGAGGTCAAGGACATCATACGGCTCATAAGGCTCGTCTCCCTGTGA
- a CDS encoding MarC family protein, whose translation MSELSTILSSALLMLIMIDPSDKILLVSFLREDFQIDDIKALIVRANLIGFLLLASFAIAGQIILQEIFHININALKVAGGFVLFKIGLEALEGGGMFTLKRERDILALAAVPVAMPLIAGPAAITAVITLTAEYGYLVSLSATAIAIAIVALSMFVALYMMKSVNKTLLSVTIRIIGLFIMAIGAQMMVEGVVGIYLLMTSAG comes from the coding sequence ATGAGCGAGCTGTCAACGATACTGAGTTCAGCGTTGCTGATGCTCATCATGATTGACCCGAGCGACAAGATACTCCTCGTCAGCTTCCTGCGCGAGGACTTTCAGATTGACGACATAAAGGCCCTAATCGTGAGGGCCAACCTGATAGGCTTCCTGCTTCTGGCGAGCTTCGCGATAGCGGGCCAGATAATCCTCCAGGAGATTTTCCACATCAACATAAACGCCCTGAAGGTTGCCGGGGGCTTCGTTCTCTTTAAAATCGGCCTTGAGGCCCTTGAAGGCGGTGGAATGTTCACCCTCAAGAGGGAGCGCGACATACTCGCTTTAGCGGCCGTCCCGGTCGCGATGCCCCTCATAGCCGGCCCCGCCGCTATAACCGCGGTAATAACCCTCACGGCAGAATACGGCTACCTTGTCTCACTTTCAGCGACGGCCATAGCGATAGCAATCGTTGCGCTCTCGATGTTCGTGGCGCTCTACATGATGAAATCCGTGAACAAGACCCTTCTGAGCGTCACAATCCGGATAATCGGTCTCTTCATAATGGCTATCGGTGCCCAGATGATGGTCGAGGGCGTCGTCGGGATATACCTCCTCATGACCTCGGCCGGATGA
- a CDS encoding IS1/IS1595 family N-terminal zinc-binding domain-containing protein: protein MRTLREGGVLRVLRRLLSTPEEIIVARALEISPPRCPECGSASLVRIGGIVKACGLRIQRFRCKVCGRTFTELEGTPLKGLHDIKFAVVVAYLVLCLGMEPKTIARVTGRPYSTVMRLSRKARENEAFFRKLFRALGVTSVTRYPNQ from the coding sequence GTGAGAACCTTGAGGGAGGGTGGAGTCCTGAGGGTGCTTAGGAGGCTTCTCTCGACGCCTGAGGAGATTATAGTTGCGAGGGCTCTGGAGATTTCCCCGCCGAGGTGCCCCGAGTGCGGCTCCGCGTCGCTCGTGAGAATCGGTGGCATCGTGAAGGCGTGCGGTCTCAGAATCCAGAGGTTCAGGTGCAAGGTCTGTGGGAGAACCTTTACCGAGCTCGAAGGAACTCCACTGAAAGGTCTTCATGACATTAAATTCGCCGTCGTTGTGGCGTACTTGGTTCTTTGCCTTGGGATGGAGCCTAAAACGATAGCGAGGGTTACCGGGCGTCCGTACTCAACCGTGATGCGGCTCTCGAGAAAGGCCAGAGAAAATGAAGCTTTCTTCAGGAAACTTTTCAGGGCCCTGGGTGTTACATCTGTAACGAGGTATCCAAATCAATAA
- a CDS encoding DUF257 family protein: MGIAEIVMSRRTSALVEHTSEDIVGYALVRFLRDVAERYNGSMDIIITDFVDALPVYLYQAELLGLDTEFFSDVSVIKVGGKINVGNVLYKVPISPYPVYKTRYEDALSKIVESRAGRVQLNVQLGIEMVMNLFDRKELIEQIHDIGRQIIQNKDVINVVFVNVEAVERASSEALPLLRVMFPMVVQLRGGGETFTVRKSVFPRLRGISGEV; the protein is encoded by the coding sequence GTGGGAATCGCGGAGATAGTGATGAGCCGAAGGACGAGCGCTCTCGTTGAGCACACCTCGGAGGATATAGTGGGTTACGCCCTCGTGAGGTTCCTCCGAGATGTTGCAGAGCGTTACAACGGCTCGATGGACATAATCATAACTGACTTCGTCGATGCCCTTCCTGTGTACCTCTACCAGGCCGAGCTCCTGGGATTGGACACGGAGTTCTTCAGCGATGTCTCAGTCATCAAGGTCGGGGGCAAGATAAACGTCGGAAACGTCCTCTACAAGGTGCCGATATCGCCCTATCCTGTTTACAAGACCCGCTACGAGGATGCGCTCTCAAAGATAGTCGAGAGCAGGGCCGGCAGGGTTCAGCTCAACGTACAGCTCGGCATCGAGATGGTCATGAACCTCTTCGACAGGAAAGAGCTAATCGAGCAGATACACGACATCGGCAGGCAGATAATCCAGAACAAGGACGTAATCAACGTGGTCTTCGTCAACGTCGAGGCCGTTGAGCGGGCCTCCTCCGAGGCCCTGCCCCTCCTGAGGGTCATGTTTCCGATGGTGGTTCAGCTCAGGGGAGGCGGTGAGACGTTTACGGTGAGAAAGAGTGTTTTTCCGAGACTTAGGGGAATAAGCGGGGAGGTGTGA
- a CDS encoding methyl-accepting chemotaxis protein, with product MNFRRKLLLSIAFPLVLVLLSAILTQQFAMRELTKSLASSGASVQSALSSHEHVLWMSVGIMALTALVSGGIAYRLMSSALEPVVEVTRVAGAISEGRLKEAERMIERIRYHERDEIGRLLDAFRVISSDVLETLELIAERMEKLAEGDVSEELTAHAKGDFEEILNSMRSAIGNLKNLMLTVKELATTLEKRADELTRITSEISEAVNQVAEAIGQVSIEAQRQQESITMVMDSVNLTADLTRKTMDAVEEFSGVVSEVLSIAREGEEKGDRAISQIEQIQSSMRSISEAVSEVADRSRRIDEIINAISAIAEQTNLLALNAAVEAARAGELGKGFAVVADEIRKLAEESKQAAERIKSIVNEIQDKVENAVVETRNGSRVIDESVDFLRETVGYLVNIGELLRDVEERFSELKSEIERTSEEVDEAKKALENLAASAEETTASAQQVSASAQEQASALEEVRRNILDLRKIVGELRGAVDFIKVEA from the coding sequence ATGAACTTCCGGCGGAAGCTCCTCCTCTCCATTGCCTTTCCCCTCGTCCTCGTGCTCCTGAGTGCAATCCTCACCCAGCAGTTCGCCATGAGGGAGCTCACGAAGTCCCTGGCTTCATCGGGGGCCTCTGTGCAGTCCGCCCTCAGCTCTCACGAGCACGTTCTCTGGATGAGTGTGGGGATAATGGCTCTCACGGCCCTCGTCTCGGGAGGGATAGCCTACAGACTCATGAGTTCTGCCCTCGAACCGGTCGTCGAGGTGACGCGCGTCGCCGGTGCAATCTCGGAGGGCCGGCTCAAAGAGGCTGAGAGGATGATAGAGAGAATCCGCTACCACGAGAGGGACGAGATAGGCAGGCTCCTCGATGCCTTCAGAGTTATCTCGAGTGACGTCCTTGAGACTCTTGAGCTCATTGCTGAGAGGATGGAAAAGCTAGCGGAGGGTGACGTCTCGGAGGAGCTGACCGCCCATGCCAAGGGAGATTTCGAGGAAATTCTCAACTCGATGCGCTCTGCCATAGGAAACCTGAAGAACTTGATGTTGACGGTAAAGGAGCTGGCAACGACGTTAGAAAAGCGTGCCGACGAGCTCACGAGGATTACGTCCGAGATAAGCGAGGCTGTAAACCAGGTCGCCGAGGCGATAGGGCAGGTCAGCATTGAAGCCCAGAGACAGCAGGAGAGCATCACGATGGTTATGGACAGTGTAAACCTAACGGCCGACTTAACAAGGAAGACCATGGACGCCGTTGAGGAGTTCAGCGGTGTCGTCAGCGAGGTTCTCAGCATAGCGAGGGAAGGGGAGGAGAAGGGTGACAGGGCGATATCCCAGATTGAGCAGATTCAGAGTTCGATGCGCTCCATAAGCGAGGCCGTTTCGGAGGTCGCCGACAGGAGCAGGCGGATTGACGAGATAATAAATGCAATCAGCGCAATAGCTGAGCAAACCAACCTCCTGGCGCTCAACGCGGCGGTGGAAGCGGCCCGGGCAGGAGAGCTCGGAAAGGGATTTGCGGTCGTTGCAGATGAGATTAGGAAGCTCGCCGAGGAGAGCAAGCAGGCAGCGGAGAGGATAAAGAGCATCGTCAACGAGATTCAGGACAAGGTGGAGAACGCGGTCGTCGAGACCAGAAACGGCTCCAGGGTTATAGACGAGTCGGTGGACTTCCTGAGGGAGACGGTCGGATACCTCGTTAATATCGGCGAGCTCCTGAGGGACGTTGAGGAGCGCTTCTCCGAGCTCAAGTCTGAGATAGAGCGGACGAGCGAGGAGGTTGACGAGGCCAAGAAGGCCCTTGAGAACCTCGCCGCGAGCGCCGAAGAAACCACCGCCAGCGCCCAGCAGGTCAGCGCGAGCGCCCAGGAGCAGGCCTCCGCCCTTGAGGAGGTCAGGAGGAACATCCTCGACCTGAGGAAGATAGTCGGTGAGCTCAGGGGTGCCGTGGACTTCATAAAGGTGGAGGCCTGA